The proteins below come from a single Borreliella afzelii genomic window:
- the hslU gene encoding HslU--HslV peptidase ATPase subunit, whose amino-acid sequence MNKLEEHYIVPKDVVAELDKYIIGQDEAKKLVSIALVNRYIRSRLPKEIKDEVMPKNIIMIGSTGIGKTEIARRLSKLIKAPFIKVEATKYTEVGYVGRDVESMVRDLMGIAVNMVKEEMYSTVREDALIKTEERIVESLFKGSGNSENIDPNEIKAEEKVKEKLRKKLRAGELDDTTIEIQISSKMPFSTIEIFTGGNFEEIDMGIGGLLGNIFDRKKKRELKIKKAKEIILAEELEKLVDHENISDIAKSKVENMGIIFIDEIDKIAAKNRSGNDVSREGVQRDILPIIEGSKVNTKYGIVDTSHILFIAAGAFNLAKPSDLIPELQGRFPIKVELKSLSIDDLKKILKQTKNSLIKQYVAMFKVYNLDLKFSEEAIDRIAELTFNMNLENENLGARRLHGVMERVLADLFFEVPGSKLKKFEINLDYVNKKIQINEQKDLNYYII is encoded by the coding sequence ATGAATAAATTAGAAGAGCATTATATAGTTCCTAAAGATGTAGTTGCAGAACTTGATAAGTACATAATAGGTCAAGACGAAGCTAAAAAATTAGTATCGATTGCTCTTGTTAATAGATATATAAGGTCTAGGCTTCCAAAAGAAATAAAAGATGAAGTAATGCCTAAAAACATTATTATGATTGGGTCAACCGGCATTGGAAAGACTGAGATTGCAAGAAGACTTTCTAAGTTAATTAAAGCTCCTTTTATTAAAGTTGAGGCTACAAAATATACCGAGGTTGGTTATGTTGGTCGTGATGTTGAATCTATGGTTAGAGATTTGATGGGCATTGCAGTTAATATGGTAAAAGAAGAGATGTATAGTACTGTAAGAGAAGATGCTTTGATAAAAACAGAGGAGAGAATAGTTGAGAGTCTTTTTAAAGGATCTGGCAATTCTGAGAATATAGATCCAAATGAAATAAAGGCAGAAGAAAAGGTAAAAGAGAAGCTTAGAAAAAAACTTAGAGCAGGTGAGCTTGATGATACTACTATTGAAATACAAATTTCTAGTAAAATGCCATTTTCCACAATAGAAATATTTACAGGTGGTAATTTTGAAGAGATTGATATGGGAATTGGTGGTTTATTAGGCAATATATTTGATAGGAAAAAGAAAAGAGAATTGAAGATTAAAAAGGCTAAGGAAATAATTTTAGCAGAAGAACTTGAAAAATTAGTTGATCACGAAAATATTTCAGATATTGCAAAATCTAAAGTCGAAAATATGGGGATTATTTTTATTGATGAGATTGATAAAATAGCTGCTAAGAATAGGAGCGGTAATGATGTATCTAGAGAAGGCGTTCAAAGAGATATTTTGCCAATTATTGAAGGTTCCAAAGTTAATACAAAATATGGAATAGTTGATACTTCTCATATTTTGTTTATTGCAGCAGGAGCATTTAATTTAGCCAAACCCTCTGATTTAATACCCGAGCTTCAAGGAAGATTTCCAATTAAGGTTGAGCTTAAGAGTTTAAGCATAGACGATTTGAAAAAAATTTTAAAACAAACAAAAAATTCTTTAATAAAGCAATATGTTGCTATGTTTAAGGTTTATAATTTGGATTTAAAGTTTAGCGAAGAGGCTATAGATAGAATTGCAGAGCTTACTTTTAATATGAATCTTGAGAATGAAAATCTTGGCGCAAGAAGACTTCATGGCGTTATGGAAAGAGTGCTTGCAGATCTTTTTTTTGAGGTGCCTGGTAGTAAGTTGAAAAAATTTGAAATAAACTTGGACTATGTTAATAAAAAAATACAAATTAACGAACAAAAAGATTTAAATTATTATATAATTTAG
- a CDS encoding UDP-N-acetylmuramoyl-tripeptide--D-alanyl-D-alanine ligase — translation MRIKIKDILISSKDVKFVGNIKNIEKVVSFYSLDSREINDNNINGSLYFAYKGNKVDGFSFVKYLIDLGVKCFICSRDHESECIEYLNDNEGLVFLLTSNVIKLLQTLASFLIKRTSFKRIAITGSNGKTTTKEILYSILSKKYKTYKTWGNLNSDIGLPLSILRVEGNEEYAVFEVGISYVGEMDLLSQILKPEIVIITNISYAHMQAFRGLQAIAFEKSKIIGKNIEIFVVNEMNDYCVYLEKRAKIANPNVKIVYFDYENLNIKSFSFSEGKFSYDFVYKGFEYSILLLGRHNIFNAIGCINLALFLGMREKEIREGLIETTFQKGRAEILTKNGYLILNDSYNGNMGSFMALKNMILDLNIQNKKFIVLGSFKELGEFAYKTHKDLIQEAVSMNFDKIFLIGEEFLDVRDSENLVGKYLYYFSEFDKFIDFFLKSLEPSVFIVIKGSRFNRLERILNYI, via the coding sequence GTGCGTATAAAGATTAAAGATATTTTAATCTCTTCTAAAGATGTGAAGTTTGTAGGGAATATAAAAAATATTGAAAAAGTAGTGTCATTTTACTCTCTAGATAGTCGCGAAATAAATGATAATAATATTAACGGTAGTCTTTATTTTGCATATAAGGGAAATAAAGTAGATGGATTTTCTTTTGTTAAATATTTAATTGATTTGGGTGTTAAATGTTTTATATGTTCAAGAGATCATGAATCTGAGTGTATTGAATATTTAAATGATAATGAAGGGTTGGTTTTTTTACTTACAAGCAATGTAATAAAACTTCTTCAAACTTTAGCATCGTTTTTAATTAAAAGGACAAGCTTTAAAAGAATTGCTATTACGGGCAGTAATGGCAAAACCACAACCAAAGAAATACTTTATAGTATACTTTCAAAGAAATATAAAACTTACAAAACTTGGGGTAATTTAAATTCTGACATTGGGCTTCCTCTTAGTATTTTAAGGGTAGAAGGTAATGAAGAATATGCTGTTTTTGAAGTTGGAATTAGTTATGTTGGAGAAATGGATCTTTTATCCCAAATTTTAAAACCCGAAATTGTTATTATTACGAATATAAGTTATGCACATATGCAAGCTTTCAGGGGGTTACAAGCTATTGCTTTTGAGAAAAGCAAAATAATTGGCAAAAATATTGAAATCTTTGTTGTAAATGAAATGAATGATTATTGTGTTTATCTTGAAAAAAGAGCGAAAATCGCAAATCCAAATGTTAAAATCGTTTATTTTGATTATGAAAATCTTAATATTAAATCATTTTCTTTTTCGGAAGGGAAATTTTCTTATGATTTTGTTTACAAAGGGTTTGAGTACTCTATTTTATTGTTAGGTCGGCATAATATTTTTAATGCAATAGGTTGTATTAATTTGGCCCTATTTTTGGGAATGAGAGAAAAAGAAATAAGAGAAGGGCTTATTGAAACCACTTTTCAAAAGGGTAGGGCAGAAATTTTGACAAAAAATGGATACTTAATTTTAAATGATTCTTATAATGGCAATATGGGTTCTTTTATGGCCTTAAAAAATATGATTTTGGACCTTAATATCCAAAATAAAAAATTTATAGTTCTTGGGTCTTTTAAGGAGCTTGGGGAATTTGCGTACAAAACTCACAAAGATTTAATCCAAGAGGCTGTTTCAATGAATTTTGATAAAATTTTTTTAATTGGCGAAGAATTTTTAGATGTTAGGGATTCTGAGAATTTAGTTGGAAAGTATTTATATTATTTTAGTGAGTTTGATAAATTTATTGATTTTTTTTTAAAAAGTTTGGAACCTTCAGTTTTTATTGTTATTAAGGGCTCAAGGTTCAACAGATTGGAGAGAATTTTAAATTATATTTAG
- the hslV gene encoding ATP-dependent protease subunit HslV produces the protein MGFKGTTVIAIKKNGKTVVAADGQVTFGHTVLKSNAIKIRKLLNGKILAGFAGSTSDAITLFEKFEEKIKAKGDGLVDIKRAAVDLAKDWRSDKILHKLEAMMLVADSKNILLISGTGDVVEPEEDVVSIGSGGNYAYSAALAYMENKKLSAFEVALRSLKIAARVCIYTNSNIVLEEIENE, from the coding sequence ATGGGCTTTAAAGGAACCACAGTTATTGCAATAAAAAAAAATGGGAAGACGGTGGTAGCAGCAGATGGACAAGTAACTTTTGGACATACTGTTTTAAAGAGTAATGCTATTAAAATACGAAAATTGCTTAATGGAAAAATTTTGGCAGGATTTGCAGGTTCAACATCCGATGCAATTACTCTTTTTGAAAAATTTGAAGAAAAAATTAAGGCAAAAGGCGATGGTTTGGTGGACATTAAAAGGGCGGCTGTCGATCTTGCAAAAGATTGGCGTTCTGACAAAATACTGCACAAGCTTGAGGCGATGATGCTTGTTGCTGATTCTAAGAATATTCTTTTAATTTCTGGCACTGGCGATGTTGTTGAACCTGAAGAGGATGTTGTTTCAATTGGCAGTGGTGGCAATTATGCATATTCAGCAGCTCTTGCTTACATGGAGAACAAAAAATTAAGTGCTTTTGAGGTTGCTCTTAGATCTTTAAAAATAGCAGCAAGAGTGTGTATATATACTAATTCTAACATTGTGCTTGAGGAGATTGAAAATGAATAA
- the mraY gene encoding phospho-N-acetylmuramoyl-pentapeptide-transferase, whose amino-acid sequence MFYLLGLRLLKYITFRMAYATIFAFLLSLIVGPHIILRLKKLRADQILREDGPKRHLSEKTGIPTMGGILIFFCVFISLVFWSNILNVYFLIIVFVMFGFAFLGFIDDFLKIKKKTSDGLKARFKVYGQIIFSFISVSILYYLGGEHVSIIYFPFIKSFQMDLGVFYIPFGMFILIAASNSFNLTDGLDGLAIGLSIVITGALIIIAYITSRADFAAYLHIPNIKGSEELVIFLGALLGGSFGFLWFNAYPAKIMMGDTGSLALGAILGMTALILKSEILFSILAGVFIIETMSVIIQVIVYKKTKKRVFKMAPLHHHFEELGWSEMQVVIRFWIIGLIFAIIALSTIKIR is encoded by the coding sequence ATGTTTTACCTTTTAGGTTTGCGTTTGCTCAAATATATTACCTTTAGAATGGCTTATGCTACAATTTTTGCATTTTTGCTTTCTTTAATTGTAGGCCCTCATATTATTTTAAGGCTAAAAAAATTAAGGGCCGATCAGATTTTAAGAGAAGATGGTCCTAAAAGACATTTGAGTGAAAAAACAGGAATTCCTACTATGGGAGGCATTCTTATTTTTTTTTGTGTTTTCATCTCTTTGGTGTTTTGGAGCAATATTTTAAATGTTTATTTTTTGATTATAGTTTTTGTTATGTTTGGATTTGCTTTTTTGGGATTTATAGACGATTTTTTAAAAATTAAAAAGAAAACCTCAGATGGGCTTAAAGCTCGATTCAAGGTTTATGGGCAAATAATATTTTCTTTTATTTCTGTTAGCATTCTATATTATTTGGGGGGTGAGCATGTTAGTATAATCTATTTTCCTTTTATTAAGTCTTTTCAAATGGATTTGGGAGTGTTTTACATTCCTTTTGGCATGTTTATTTTAATTGCAGCTTCAAATTCTTTTAATTTAACAGATGGGCTTGATGGACTTGCAATTGGATTAAGTATAGTTATAACGGGAGCTTTAATAATAATTGCCTATATTACAAGCAGAGCTGATTTTGCAGCTTATTTGCATATTCCAAATATTAAAGGCTCTGAAGAGCTTGTAATATTTCTTGGAGCTTTGCTTGGAGGTAGTTTTGGATTTTTATGGTTTAATGCTTATCCTGCTAAAATTATGATGGGAGATACAGGTAGTCTGGCTCTGGGTGCTATTCTTGGAATGACAGCTTTGATTTTAAAAAGTGAAATACTTTTTTCAATCCTAGCAGGTGTTTTTATTATTGAAACTATGTCTGTAATTATTCAAGTCATAGTTTATAAAAAGACCAAAAAAAGAGTATTTAAAATGGCCCCACTTCATCATCATTTTGAAGAACTTGGATGGTCCGAGATGCAAGTTGTTATTAGATTTTGGATAATAGGGCTAATATTTGCTATAATTGCTTTAAGTACGATAAAAATCAGATAA
- the dprA gene encoding DNA-processing protein DprA has translation MKLLYIDNLKFLKSKEKLKLFNNFDFNDIIKLTQKDIESYLLRSFRKAFKLPDLKLVELQEKVIRRTKAKIAILGSKLYPNKLKRIYDPPFAIYYKGNLPNFSSLSWAVVGSRRISKTLAERTREFSSHLAKNGVEIVSGFAIGADIEAHIAAINENSSTFAVIPTDIDNIYPKQNRKYVLKLLEQGGGIITETLPFDKIQNYFFAKRNRLISGLSDAIFITYAPLKSGALITAELGLDLGLDIYVYDLDFSGDGAVKLHSFGAQEIKTVKDLYTLLNIKYVDSNNIEDDSKECCDCEDVSDVLIGELLKEVYK, from the coding sequence ATGAAATTGCTTTATATTGATAATTTGAAATTTTTAAAAAGCAAAGAAAAATTGAAACTTTTTAATAATTTTGACTTTAACGACATTATTAAATTGACTCAAAAGGACATTGAGTCTTATCTTTTAAGATCATTTAGAAAGGCATTTAAGTTGCCCGATTTAAAATTAGTAGAATTGCAAGAAAAAGTTATTCGAAGGACAAAGGCCAAAATTGCTATTCTGGGGTCTAAGCTTTATCCTAATAAGCTTAAAAGAATTTATGATCCCCCTTTTGCTATTTATTATAAAGGCAATTTGCCAAATTTTTCTTCATTGTCTTGGGCCGTTGTTGGTTCTAGAAGAATTAGCAAAACTCTTGCTGAGAGAACAAGAGAATTTTCTTCACATCTTGCAAAAAATGGTGTAGAGATTGTTTCTGGATTTGCAATTGGCGCTGATATTGAAGCTCATATAGCAGCAATTAATGAGAATAGTAGTACATTTGCTGTTATTCCAACAGATATTGATAATATTTATCCTAAGCAAAATCGAAAATATGTTCTTAAGCTTTTAGAACAAGGTGGAGGAATAATTACCGAAACTTTACCATTTGATAAAATTCAAAATTATTTTTTTGCCAAAAGAAATAGATTGATCTCAGGCTTGTCAGATGCTATTTTTATAACTTATGCACCCTTAAAATCAGGGGCTTTGATTACGGCTGAGCTTGGTCTTGATTTAGGGCTTGACATTTATGTTTATGATTTAGATTTTTCTGGTGATGGAGCTGTAAAATTGCACAGTTTTGGTGCTCAAGAGATAAAAACTGTTAAGGATCTTTATACTTTATTAAATATTAAATATGTAGATTCCAATAATATTGAAGATGATTCTAAAGAGTGTTGTGATTGTGAAGATGTATCTGATGTTCTTATTGGAGAACTTTTAAAAGAGGTATATAAATAG
- the ftsZ gene encoding cell division protein FtsZ — MKDYNMIDSHTRRFDSTTNPTILKVIGAGGGGSNAVNRMIEYGVRDVEFIVANTDLQALQTSIAPIKIALGAKVTAGLGAGGKPEIGQAAAEEDIDVIRNHLSGADMVFITAGMGGGTGTGAAPVIAQVAKELGILTVGVVTKPFKFEGPKKLRLAEQGINNLRKSVDTLIIIPNQKLLTVVDKRTTIKDAFKRADDVLRMGVQGIAGLIIEHGEVNIDFADVKSIMQGQGDALMGIGYGKGENRAVDAATSAISNPLLEEVRIEGSKGLLVNVTGGDDFSLLELEEIMGIITVSVDDEATVIYGHAINSNLDDEIYVTVVATGFASKKQKEISNVPENNTLSSKEFDTLMSGNQNIPSGSYEHQDSSFTAKSKNVNYFDDDIDVPTFLRNLNKKSSDD; from the coding sequence ATGAAAGATTATAATATGATTGATAGCCATACAAGAAGATTCGATTCTACTACAAATCCTACAATCCTTAAGGTAATTGGTGCGGGAGGGGGAGGTAGTAATGCTGTTAATCGTATGATTGAATATGGAGTAAGAGATGTTGAATTTATTGTGGCTAATACTGATCTTCAAGCTCTCCAAACCTCTATTGCTCCTATAAAAATTGCTCTTGGAGCAAAAGTTACAGCGGGGCTTGGTGCTGGAGGAAAGCCCGAGATTGGGCAAGCTGCAGCAGAGGAAGATATAGATGTTATACGCAACCATCTTTCCGGTGCTGATATGGTGTTTATTACTGCTGGTATGGGGGGTGGGACAGGAACCGGAGCAGCTCCGGTTATTGCGCAAGTTGCAAAAGAACTTGGTATTTTAACAGTTGGAGTTGTAACAAAGCCTTTTAAGTTTGAAGGCCCTAAGAAATTGAGACTTGCTGAGCAAGGAATAAATAACTTAAGGAAATCCGTAGATACATTAATTATTATTCCAAATCAAAAGCTTTTAACCGTTGTTGACAAAAGAACTACTATTAAAGATGCTTTTAAGCGTGCAGATGATGTTTTAAGAATGGGTGTTCAAGGTATTGCGGGGCTTATTATTGAGCACGGAGAGGTTAATATTGATTTTGCTGATGTTAAAAGTATTATGCAAGGGCAAGGCGATGCTTTAATGGGAATCGGATATGGCAAGGGCGAGAACAGGGCTGTTGATGCTGCAACTTCTGCGATTAGCAATCCACTGCTTGAAGAAGTTCGTATTGAGGGGTCTAAGGGGCTTCTTGTTAATGTTACTGGCGGAGATGATTTTTCATTGCTTGAACTTGAAGAGATTATGGGGATAATTACTGTTAGTGTTGATGATGAGGCTACTGTAATATATGGCCATGCTATTAATTCAAATCTTGATGATGAGATTTATGTTACGGTTGTTGCTACAGGTTTTGCATCTAAAAAGCAAAAAGAAATATCAAATGTGCCAGAAAATAATACCTTAAGTTCTAAAGAGTTTGATACTTTAATGTCAGGCAATCAAAATATTCCTTCTGGATCTTATGAACATCAAGACTCTTCTTTTACAGCAAAGTCCAAAAATGTAAATTATTTTGATGACGACATTGATGTTCCAACATTTCTTAGAAATTTAAATAAAAAAAGTAGCGATGATTAA
- a CDS encoding cell division protein FtsQ/DivIB, with product MIFERKFLIKYIYFTMSLIFFEIIVIIFASPYFLIRYISINNDISLSKEDIIRISGIKPNTYYHNANVRIYEENLKRDLRIKNVKVDLKFPNKINIKIEKRIPVAVALENLNGNITYYFIASDGVILEKSKYLIYDLPIISGLVLNDNNVGDFLEDRMLNVVRGLDYLKINQKYLYNLISEVNFLKLNFYDYNVILYIKSIYNKILITVDMDLMDVMHKVFLAVDLLKEKPGVIDLRSGDIILLGES from the coding sequence ATGATTTTTGAGAGAAAATTTTTAATTAAGTATATATATTTTACAATGTCTTTAATTTTTTTTGAAATAATAGTTATTATTTTTGCGTCTCCTTATTTTTTGATTAGGTATATTAGCATTAATAATGATATTTCTCTTTCTAAAGAGGATATAATCAGGATTTCAGGAATCAAGCCCAATACATATTATCATAATGCTAATGTTAGAATCTATGAAGAGAATCTTAAAAGAGATTTAAGGATAAAGAATGTCAAAGTTGATCTTAAGTTTCCTAATAAAATCAATATTAAAATAGAGAAAAGAATACCCGTTGCTGTTGCTTTGGAAAACTTAAATGGCAATATTACTTATTATTTTATTGCATCAGATGGTGTAATTTTGGAAAAAAGTAAGTATTTAATTTATGATTTACCTATAATTAGCGGATTAGTTTTAAATGACAATAATGTAGGAGATTTTCTAGAGGATAGAATGCTTAATGTTGTAAGAGGCCTTGATTATCTTAAAATAAATCAAAAATATTTGTATAATTTAATATCAGAGGTGAATTTTTTAAAATTGAATTTCTATGATTATAATGTAATTTTGTATATTAAAAGTATATATAATAAAATATTGATAACAGTTGATATGGATTTAATGGATGTGATGCATAAAGTGTTTCTTGCAGTTGATTTGCTCAAAGAAAAGCCTGGCGTTATAGATTTAAGAAGTGGTGATATCATTTTGTTAGGAGAAAGTTAG
- the ftsW gene encoding putative lipid II flippase FtsW yields MFVEINSLRMCYLLVLLLLVAYGLVVFYTSSFFLSLELTGNPNFLFFTRLNYLFLSFIVFLVFERISLNFLKKTIFPVLIITLFLIMATFLSPSISGAKRWIFFQGISIQPSEIFKISFTIYLSTYLSKFDLGKNSGISYWLKPMLIFAIFWVLIILQNDYSTAIYFAILFFIVLFVSNMAFSYVFAIVITFLPVSAIFLMLEPYRVSRIFAFLNPYDDPSGKGYQIIASLNALKSGGIFGKGLGMGEVKLGKLPEANSDFIFSVLGEELGFLGVLFAISLFFLFFYFGYFIAIHSNSRFKFFIAFISSLAIFLQSIMNILIAIGLLPPTGINLPFFSSGGSSIIVTMALSGLISNVAKNLSNN; encoded by the coding sequence ATGTTTGTAGAGATTAATTCGCTTAGGATGTGTTATTTACTTGTTTTGCTACTATTGGTAGCATATGGGCTTGTAGTTTTTTATACTTCTTCCTTTTTCTTAAGCTTAGAACTAACAGGTAATCCAAATTTCTTATTTTTCACAAGACTTAATTATCTTTTTTTAAGTTTTATAGTTTTTCTTGTTTTTGAAAGAATTTCTTTGAATTTTTTAAAAAAAACAATATTTCCTGTGCTAATTATAACTCTTTTTTTAATTATGGCAACTTTTTTATCTCCAAGTATTTCTGGAGCAAAGAGATGGATATTCTTTCAAGGTATTAGTATTCAACCTTCTGAGATTTTTAAAATATCTTTTACTATTTATCTTTCAACTTATTTGAGTAAGTTTGATCTAGGAAAAAACAGTGGTATTTCATACTGGTTGAAGCCGATGTTGATTTTTGCAATTTTTTGGGTGTTAATAATTTTGCAAAACGATTATTCAACAGCCATTTATTTTGCTATTCTTTTTTTTATTGTTTTGTTTGTTTCTAATATGGCATTTAGTTATGTTTTTGCTATTGTGATTACTTTTTTGCCAGTTTCTGCTATATTTTTGATGCTTGAACCTTATAGGGTTTCTAGAATTTTTGCCTTTCTCAATCCTTACGACGATCCTTCTGGTAAAGGTTATCAAATAATAGCATCTCTTAATGCTTTAAAAAGCGGAGGAATTTTCGGTAAAGGTCTGGGAATGGGGGAAGTAAAACTTGGAAAACTACCAGAGGCTAATTCTGATTTTATTTTTTCAGTTCTTGGAGAAGAATTGGGATTTTTAGGTGTTTTATTTGCCATAAGCTTATTTTTTTTGTTTTTTTATTTTGGCTATTTTATAGCTATTCATTCTAATAGTAGGTTTAAATTTTTTATAGCATTTATTTCAAGTCTTGCAATTTTTCTTCAAAGTATAATGAATATTTTAATTGCAATTGGTCTTTTGCCCCCTACCGGGATAAATTTGCCGTTTTTTTCATCCGGAGGATCTTCTATTATTGTTACCATGGCACTTTCTGGTCTTATTTCAAATGTTGCAAAAAACTTAAGTAATAATTGA
- the ftsA gene encoding cell division protein FtsA gives MSRNLIVGLDVGTSKICTVVAEVNLNDQLEIVGIGTSISRGVRKGVLINIEAALDSISNSIEAAELISGCDITSLSVSMSGSSVEGTNSRGVVAINSRTREINEEDVERVIEAAKAIVIPMDREILHVIPQEFIVDGIPHIKNPIDMMGIRLEGEVHIITGSSSSSQNLVRCVNRAGFAVDEVVLGSLASSYATLSKEEREMGVLFIDMGKGTTDIILYIDGSPYYTGVIPIGVNRVTLDIAQVWKVPEDVAENIKITAGIAHPSILESQMETVIIPNLGTRPPQEKSRKELAVIINSRLREIFEMMRAEIFKRGLYNKINGGIVLTGGGALFPGISNLIEEVFNYPARIGLPMSINGVGEEYIDPKFSSALGLVLYKHEQQKFNKLKKVSSKVKRKNKISSKLKGWFLKEWF, from the coding sequence GTGTCTAGGAACTTGATAGTAGGTTTGGATGTTGGAACTTCAAAAATTTGTACTGTTGTTGCTGAGGTAAATTTAAATGATCAATTAGAAATAGTTGGAATAGGCACTAGTATATCAAGGGGAGTTAGAAAGGGAGTTTTAATAAATATTGAAGCGGCTCTTGATTCAATATCTAATTCTATTGAAGCGGCAGAGCTTATTTCAGGATGTGACATTACATCACTTTCAGTCTCTATGTCTGGAAGTAGTGTTGAGGGTACTAATTCACGGGGTGTTGTTGCAATAAATTCAAGAACAAGAGAGATTAACGAAGAAGATGTTGAGAGAGTAATTGAAGCAGCAAAGGCAATTGTCATCCCAATGGATAGAGAAATTCTTCATGTCATTCCTCAAGAATTTATTGTAGATGGAATACCTCATATAAAAAATCCAATAGACATGATGGGTATTCGTCTTGAGGGAGAGGTGCACATTATTACGGGTTCTAGCTCTTCTAGTCAGAATTTAGTCAGGTGCGTAAATAGAGCTGGCTTTGCCGTTGATGAGGTTGTTCTTGGAAGTTTAGCTTCATCTTATGCGACTCTTTCTAAAGAAGAGCGTGAGATGGGTGTTTTGTTTATTGATATGGGCAAAGGTACAACAGATATTATTCTTTATATTGACGGTTCTCCTTATTATACCGGCGTGATTCCTATTGGTGTTAATAGGGTAACTCTTGATATTGCACAAGTTTGGAAGGTTCCCGAGGATGTTGCTGAAAATATTAAAATAACAGCCGGAATTGCTCATCCATCTATTCTAGAAAGTCAAATGGAAACTGTAATTATTCCAAATCTTGGAACTCGACCTCCTCAAGAGAAAAGTAGAAAAGAGCTGGCTGTAATAATTAATTCAAGATTGAGAGAAATTTTTGAAATGATGAGAGCGGAAATATTTAAACGAGGACTTTATAATAAAATTAATGGTGGGATAGTTTTAACAGGTGGAGGAGCTTTATTTCCAGGTATTTCTAATTTAATAGAAGAAGTGTTTAATTACCCCGCAAGAATAGGTTTGCCAATGAGTATTAATGGGGTTGGGGAAGAGTATATAGATCCCAAGTTTTCTTCAGCTCTTGGTCTTGTTCTTTATAAGCATGAACAACAAAAATTCAATAAATTAAAGAAGGTAAGCAGCAAAGTTAAAAGAAAAAATAAAATATCTTCAAAGTTGAAAGGTTGGTTTTTGAAAGAATGGTTTTGA
- a CDS encoding tetratricopeptide repeat protein, with the protein MKILLLIILINLFLSCGSESKEKLNLGLRLRELEISGGGSESKIEVYKEFIEKEDKNILKIVNSIDKKARFFNLIGLEFFKLGQYGPAIEYFTKNLEINSDNYLSHFYVGVASYNLAKNLRVKDEVEKYIILAENSFLKSLSIRDDFKESLFAISNMYVYDLDKQLEAKNYLNKLEDMGEDYFEFFMLRGANYYSLGDLGNAILFYDKASKNASTEEQKEGVSRIMSNLK; encoded by the coding sequence ATGAAAATTTTGTTGTTAATAATACTTATTAATTTATTTTTATCTTGTGGTAGCGAATCTAAAGAAAAATTGAATCTTGGGCTTAGATTAAGAGAATTAGAAATTTCAGGCGGTGGATCTGAATCTAAGATTGAAGTTTATAAGGAATTTATCGAAAAAGAAGATAAAAATATTTTAAAGATAGTTAATTCTATTGATAAGAAAGCCAGATTTTTTAATTTGATTGGCCTTGAATTTTTTAAGCTTGGCCAGTATGGACCTGCTATTGAGTATTTTACTAAAAATTTAGAAATTAACTCCGATAATTATTTGTCCCATTTTTATGTAGGTGTTGCTTCTTATAATTTAGCTAAAAATTTAAGAGTAAAAGATGAAGTTGAAAAATACATAATTCTTGCTGAAAATTCTTTTTTAAAATCACTTTCAATTCGAGATGATTTTAAAGAATCTCTTTTTGCTATTTCTAATATGTATGTGTATGATCTTGACAAACAACTTGAAGCTAAAAATTATTTAAATAAACTTGAGGATATGGGTGAGGATTATTTTGAGTTTTTCATGTTAAGAGGTGCAAATTATTATTCGCTAGGTGATCTTGGTAATGCTATATTGTTTTATGATAAAGCTAGTAAAAATGCTTCAACTGAAGAGCAAAAAGAAGGTGTTTCTAGGATCATGAGTAATTTGAAGTAA